CTCACGGGTTTTAAAAGATCAACGGCTTTTGAACAGCGAAGTCAAAGACGTCCAACACCAGCTACAGCGTGTCGGTCGCGCGCGGCCCGAAGAAGTTGACACCATTAAACAGGTCGAAATGGATCAGAAGCGGGTTGCCTCCCAGCTATTCAGCCCGCGCACCGGTCTGGAACAACGCTCCCGGGAATTGATGCAGGAACTGGAATGGAATCGTATTGAAGATCCCGCGATGACACAGCGGCTGGCTGAGCTCAACACGGAACTATCAGAACTGAATCAGAAGGTATTTCCGCAAATCCAGGAACAGATCACTCAAGCCCGCAAAAAACTGCAGTCAAATGTCGATACAGCTCCCTCCGAAAAACAGGCAAACGAATCATCTGAGAAATCGTCCCCTCAAGAATCGTCGTCCCAAACGAAAGCGGCAAAAAAGAATTCCGCTGCCGACCCACTTGCCGCTCTCAACATTGCCGAAAACGGTCAACAGCGAGTGATCAACAGATTGGACAGCGTTCTGAAGTCGCTCTCACAATGGCAAAAAACGCGTGATCTTGTTTCCGAACTCGACGAACAAATTCAGCAACAGGCCGAGATTCAAAACCAGACGGAAAAACTGGCCAAAAAGACCATTACCAAATCTTTCAATAACTTGCGGCTTCAGGAACAGGCCGATCTGGAAAAGCTGGCATCGCGACAGGAACAACAGGCGGAAAATTTCAAATCGTTTCGCAATCTACTGGATACACTCAAAGCCCAGTCCAAGGCAACGACTCGGGAAGAACAAATGAGAAACCAGGAAGCCATGGATTTTCTACGGAAAAAATCGATTCCTGAAGAGATGCGACAAACGGCAGATAAATTAAAACAAAACCAGGTCGGACAGGCCTTGCAGGAACAACAGCAGATCCAGCAGGCAATGGAGACACTGAAAAACATCTTCGAAAATCAGCCTGCCGATTCAACCGATCAGATGTTAAAACAACTCAAACAGTCTGAACAGGAATTAAGTCAGCTAAAGCAACAGCAGCAGGAAATCTTAAAAAAGCTGCAATCAGCCAACAAAGACGGTAATCAGGCTGAGTTGAAAAAACAGCTACAGAAGTTGGCAAAACAGGAACAGGAACTTCAGAAAAAACTGAAACAGGTTGAACAGCAGTTACAACGCCTGAGCCTGCAGCAAGCCGCCCAATCGCTGCAGCGCGCCGGGAACCGACTCTCAAAATCCAATGATGCCTTGCAACAGAACCAGTCCCAACAGGCAGAACAGGAAATCCGTGAGTCACTCGATGACCTGGAACAGGCACAACGCGAAGTTGCTGCCCGCCGACAGGAAATAGAAGAAGCACTGGCATTTGAAGAATTCGCGAAATTAGAATCCCAAATCAAAAACCTGATGGAAAGACAGGACGCGGTCATCCAGGAAACAATTCGTCTTGAAGAAGAACGCCTTGCCCGCGGACGCTGGTCACGTGGTCAATTAAAGTCGCTCAAACAACTTTTCGAGACAGAACAGGATCTGCAACAGGAGACAGAAGCGGTCACAGAAAAACTAGCTGCGGCCCCCGTATTCGTGTTCGCGATGGAAAAAATTATTGACCAGTTCGCTATTGCTGTTGAGCGACTGGATCAACGATTGACAGATCAGGAAACGTTGACTGCAGAGCGGACGGCAAAGTCAAAACTGACCGCGTTACTCAATATCCTGAAAGAAAATTCGGCAGACCAGAAGTCTCAACCCGACCAGAATCAAACACCACCAGGCAGTCAGCCACCAACAAATCAGATTGCCTTGCTGACGCAACTTGTCATGCTCAAAATGATGCAAGAAGACCTCCTGAATCGAACCAGATCATTCAATAACGCGATCAACCAGAAACAACCGTTAACGCAGGAACAAATCCAGCTACGTAAAGAACTCTCAAAAGAACAGACAGATCTGGCAAACTTTTCGATGGAGCTGTTACTGAAACTGGACCAGTCACAGTCCGATGAATCTGACTCCGAACTTGAGGTTGAACCATGAACACGAAGCGAATAAGACAATCTGGCATCGTAACTTTTTCGCTGGTCTGCCTCGGCCTGATGCTGCCGCTACAGGATCAAACAGTTCGTGCAGACGATCAACCACAGCGAAAATCATCCACGGAAGATGCGAAGCCGCTCAAAAAAGATGCCTCAGATCCAGAGCCCTCACAACGGAAAAGTATTGATCTCAAAAAGAATGTCCTGAGTCAGAAACTCCCCGTAGAATCAATCATCGAAGAGATGCATCGTGCCGGAAAACTGCTTGAACAACAGCAAACAGGAAAAGAGACCCAGGAAGTTCAGCAGCAGGTCGTTCAAGATCTGGAAACTCTAATTCGCCTGATTAAGTCTGCTCCTAAAAATTCAACGCAACGCCCCAGTCAAAAAAACGACCAAAAACCGGACAGCAAACAGCTATCGGGAAAACAGAAAGGGGGCATGGGAGAACAGAGCCAGCAACAAATCTCTCAAGGTCCCGCTCGCAAGTCCAGTGAGCGGAATGAAGCTGGCAAAGTAACGCCGGGAGATCTTACAGGCAGAAACGCGTATATCAAAGATGCTTGGGGACACTTGCCCCCCGCGATGCGACAGAAGCTGTTAAATATCTATACCGAAAAATTTCTGCCGCAGTATGAAGATCAGGTGCGCCGCTATTATGAAGCGCTGGCCGAAAAGAAAAAACGCACTCCCTGATCTTCACGAAAACAGACGCTATCTGAATTCGTATTTTTGCGACTCTACTTTAAGGGGAGACAACATCAAAGGTATCGCTTCGCAAAATGGTCGTGTCATAGCTGCTACCATTATACAAGCGAACGTAGTTCCAGCGTCGTGCGCCTTTTAATGCAAACCCGGGTGTCGTTGCCAGTTGGGGAAGCCGATAGGCAGATCGACTTTCAGGACGGGGATATCGGGCTGCTACTTCAGGTGGTAACTGATGGCTGTAATAGGAGCGATTAAACATCCAGTTTTCTGCTTCAGCACGGGAGCTACCAAAGCCTAAGCCGATGGTTCCTGTCAACAGCGAGAGGAAGATGGATCGTGTGACAAGTCTTCTGACTTTTATTGATCGATTGACTTTCATTTGGCTTACCTCTTCAGAAGTGGTTCAAAATGTTGCGAAAAATCAACACTTTGAACCGGCTTTGAAACGAATGTTGCGTCAAAGCAACATTCTCTCTTCATTTCAGTGGATGAAGAGGTAATACGCAGATGATATGCCAAACCGAGGCTCAGGAATCAGTCGAGCGGAATTCCCGCATCTTTATACAACTCTGCTTTTTTCTTATTATCCTGTAAAACCAGAATATTTCCGGTCTCATCATTATAGCCATACATTTTGTAAGGAGGGAGTTGAGCAAACTCAATCCGATTTTCCTTCATCATCTTCATATATTCGTCGTACGTGGGAAAACGCTCATTTAAAACCTTATATGTTTTAATCGCCTGCTGCATGCCCAGCGTACTCACTCGTGATGCCATCGAAACATAAGCACTGCCCGCCTGGGAATAGGGATCAACGCCTTTAATCTTGCCATCAACAATAACGATCTCCGGGTTTTTCAAAGCTTTTTTTGCATCAACGACAACAGCCGTTGTTCTTTGAAGAATACTTTTTTTACCAGCATTCTTGTTCTCAATCGCAGCTTCTTCCTGGGGCATCTCCATCGCCGCAGGTTGCTCGGGTGCTGCAGCCTGATCTTGCGGTTGCTTCTCGTGCTTCGCATCCTGCTCTTTGGCAATTTCACTTGGATCCGTGCAACCAGAAGTGCTGAATATGGTCATGTAACAAATCAGACATAGGCTTAAACTGCTAGATATTTTGTCCACTGATTTTTTCATCGACGATACTCTCCCAGAGATGGCTCAACAAATTCATATAACTCAGACCACAAGACTACCAAAACCACTGCTCCGTTTCATCCATTAAGTGAGGAATCCCTAAATGAGGCATTTACTACTGAGCAGGCACTCACGCATAAACCACCTTGGATGTAAATTTTGTTAAGAAATCGAGAATTTGAAAAATATGACATTAGATCTCAGCAGGTTCAGAACAACTCTTAATAGACCGCAACGTGATTTTATTGGTCGAAACGATCCCTTATGTATTGTTTATGACAGGAGATCAGGTCAGGATATCCGTTCTTTGTAAAAGTTTGCAATATTTAATTTTAATGACAGTTTTAGAGCATTATATTAGATACCAGCAGGCTTTGCTGAATCATCGAACGGAGCGCCACGACATTATGTCGACATCCACCTCTTCTTCTGATCAAAATTCCAGAGGGATGTTTACGTCGTTATTGAACCAGGAACGATTACGGATATTCGGATATGTCCGTGCACTTGTTCCCAACAATTCCGATGCGGAAGACGTATACCAACATGTGTGCCTGACACTATGGAATAAATTTAGCGAGTTTGATCAAGAGCGAGATTTTTTTTCCTGGGCTTGCGGAATTGCTTATTTCACGGTTTGCAACTTTCGCAGAAGCGTTCAACGTGACCGACACTTTTTCAACCAGGAGTTAATAGAAACCATGTCTATGGAGCGGATGCAGCATCTGGGCAATCATAATATTCGACTTGAGTTCCTGCGAGACTGTTTCGACCGCCTGGGCTCAGACGACCAGGAATTACTTTTGCAGGCAACCTTTGAAAAACAATCAATCAAAGACTTCGCAGAAAAAGCAGGGAAAACCGTCCAGACACTTTATAACCGTCTGAGTGCTCTAAGGCGTGAGTTAGCGCAATGCATTATGCGCAAACTGAAGAGTGAGGGGAAATCATGACAGTTCAAGATCTTCCCCCTCAATTCAATCGATTGTTGAATCAACTTATCGACGGCCATCTGTCTGACGCTGAATTCGAAGAGCTCGAACAATGTCTTTCTGACTATCCGGAAGCAAGACAGATATTCTTTGATTATCTCGATATCAACTCGGGAGTTCAAAAAAACAACGTCGATCGACTGAAAGAACTCGATCAGATCGTCACCGCAAATCCTCCGCAAAACCAACTGGCTACAGGTCAGGCTGATTTGAAACAGAGAGGGAACCAGTCTCCGTTATTCGGATATTTTACGGTCGCAGTCGCCTCGGTCGCGTTGATGGTTTCCGCGCACTGGTTTTTGACAGGCTACCTGATCGGAGTCAAGCCTCCAGAGTCTCAGCCAAAAATTATTAAGGTCGAAGTCCCGATTGAAGTGCCAGTAGCAATTACTAATTTGCCCTATGTCGCAACGCTCTCACGAGCAACAGACTGTAAATGGGGAGGGGAGAACCCCCCTCAATTCTCAGGGCAGCGACTCCTTTCCAAAGAGCTCTTTCTTGAACAGGGAGTCGCCGAATTTCGCTTTGACAGCGGCGTTCGACTCGTACTGGAAGGTCCAACAAAAATCAATATCGAATCTGTTAATAGTGCCACGATTACATCAGGTTCGGTGGTCTTGCATGGTTACGAGTCATCGCCCGAATTTGAATTAATCACGCCGCGAGCCAGTTTCTTCGACATCGGCACCGAATACGGCGCAAAAGTCGAAGAAGACGGCAGCACAGAACTACACGTTTTCCAGGGTGCCGTTCGGATCCAGCCTGAAATGGAGCTCGTCGAGATCTCCGCCCCTTTAATCGTGGGAGAAGGCAAAGCCCGGAAAATCGACCAGAAAGTGAACCAGGAAATTGAGCTCAATTCGGAAAACTTTAAACGTGAAGTTCCCGGAAAGCCCAAAGAACTCAGAATCGTTCGCGAAGAGTTAATCGCCTACGATAGCTTTCACCCACAAACCATCAGCGATCCTAAAGAGTTTTCTGAATGGCGCCGTTCAGGATTTGGCTGGAAAAACCCCTGGCGTGATCGAATTAACAGCCTGAAACCAGCGAGTGGAAGGAGTGTCCCCGATGAAACACTCTTACCCGATCTGCTTTCTCCCAACCAACTGGGTTGTGTTGAGCTGGAAGGGGGAAACGTTGTCTGGCGCACTTTGGACAAACCACTACGGCTCGATACGGACGCCATCTACTACGTCAGCTTTTTTATTCAGAAATCCGTCAATCAACTGTCTTCCGTCCATCAATACGGTAACTTATCCTTGATGTCAGAAGCAGAACCTGAAAGCGGCAAGCGAATTCTTTTCGGGATCAACTCAGCCAGTAACCCGACACTGCGTCTCCAAGGACAAGTAGAAGAGATCGCACCGGCACTACAACATGATCAGCCTTATTTCTTTGTAGGGAAAATTGTGGCCAGTGAAAAATCTCCCGATCAGGTTTTCATGCGTGCTTTTGCCCAAGGGGAAGAAATCCCGGGGCAGGAACCCTTAATTTGGACATGTCGTTCGGCTCCCTTCGATGAATCTACCAGCTATGACCTGATTCGAATCCACGCCGGCAAAAGCAGCAAATACCGCTTCGATGAACTTCGCATCGGCAGTTCGTGGGAATCGGTTGTCGATTTCCACGATCCCGATGATATGCAGGAAGAATAAGCAAGTTTCAGATCACTCTTTTCGCTAACCGGAAATGTTCGGCCAACAGTCTCTAAAACTGCCCCAGTCTGAAATCTCTCCCCCCCCTTCTCCAATAATTCACCATCTGAAAATCCGCCATCTTCTTCAGGTATGAAGTGATTTACCCCAATCCTAGATTTCATTTGTGATATTTTCCGGATTCTTTCTTTTTTTGGAGTAAGAATCTCATCCAGCAAGACAATCCCTTTTTAGCAGGCAAATTGTGATAATTCATTATAGTATTATTATTAAATACTTACCCACTAGTCCCTGAACGGCGGGGGTCATGAATCCTTTTCATGGCCCCCTTCTGCATTTGAAGACACTCATCCTTCCGAATCCAGACTACCTCTCGGATCATCATCCTGAATCCCTCCAACTGTCTGCTTTCACTTCTCCACAGAGTACCACAGTTCTGCTCTCTGTTTTTGACACGGAAAACAGAGATTCTGTATCTCAAGCGAAACCGACTTGAGCCTTGAATGACCATCGCGAACCTGATTGAATGATATGATTGATTCATCAGATTTTCTCCAATAGAGAGTGCGAAGTCACACCAGGGAACGGAACATGCAGCAGAATGCCACCAGTGATTTGGAACTGTTTGATCACCAGTTAAAACAGTTTGTTCCTCCAGACAGCTTTGATGCACACGCTCATCTTTATCGGCATGACCCTGCAATCACCGGCCTGCCTGAAATCGCAGAAAATGAACAAGGCGATTCCGGATGGCGCGAATATTGTCAGAACCTGGAACTCTGGATGGGAAACCGGCGCCCTTCTGCCGGGTTGTTCTTCGCGATCCCCAAATTAAATCTCAATCGCCCCGCCGCCAATCAATTTCTTCTCAACGAACTCAAAGACCAGCCCGATTCGCGAGCGCTCCTGCTTGTCACTCCTCAGGATAACCCAGATGAAATCGAAGCACAGATCGAAGCCGGCGGCTATGTCGGCTTTAAGGTCTATCATATCTTTGCAGACAGAGAAGAAACGTTTCAGGCAGAACCTCAGGAATATATTCCGGAATGGATTTGGGAAATCGCGAATCAACGTGGTTTTGCAATCATGCTGCATATCGTCCGTCCGCGAGCAATCGCCGATCCGGTCAATCAGTCTTATATCCAACAACACTGCCGTCAATACCCCCAGGCGAAACTGATCCTCGCACACGCGGCTCGAGGCTTTTGTGGGAACCACACCGTTGAGGGAATTGCATCACTCAGAAGCCTGGATAATGTCTTCTTCGATACATCGGCCGTCTGCGAACCACAGGCCTTTGAAGCCATCCTGCGCGAATTCGGAACCAGCCGCCTGATGTTCGGAACCGACTTTTCCGTCAGCGAGTTCAAAGGGCGCTGCGTCAGTATCGGCGACGGCTTTCTCTGGCTCGGCGAACAAAACGTCGACTGGAAAACCTCTACCTTCGCTTCACCCATTCGCGTCGGTCTGGAATCACTGCTCGCACTCAAGCAGGCCTGCCATACTATGCGTTTCATTGATGCCGACATCGAGCGCATCTTCTGCCACAACGCCCGCACGTTATTAGAAATCAACACGCAAGCCGAAACGAATCTCACACAGGAAACATACCGCCGCGCGAAACAGCTCATCCCTGGCGGTACGCAGCTCTTAAGTAAACGCCCCGAGATGTTTGCCCCTGATTGCTGGCCCGCTTATTACCGTGAAGCAAATGGCTGCGAAGTCATTGACCTGGATGGAAAAGTCTATCACGATCTCGCCACCTCGGGCATCGGCTCCTGCCTGTTAGGATATCGCGATCCGGATGTCACCGACGCGGTCATCCGTCGCGTACAGTTGGGATCCATGAGCTCCCTGAATTCGCCTGAAGAAGTAGAACTGGCCGAACTATTAACGTCGCTACATCCCTGGTCCGACCAGGCCCGCTTTTGCCGAACCGGCGGAGAATCCATGTCGATCGCCGTCCGCATCGCTCGCGCCCACACGGGGCGCGATGAAATTGCATTATGCGGCTATCATGGCTGGAGCGACTGGTATCTGGCAACAAATCTGCCTCGCAAATCAACCGATGGAACGTCTCTGGATAAGCATTTACTGCCCGGCCTTGAACCAGCGGGAGTTCCACTCGGCCTTTCTGAAACCACCCACCCCTTTACGTACAATGACATTGATGGGCTGCGTCAAATCATCAAACAGCGCGGCTCTCACCTGGCGGCAATCGTCATGGAACCAACCCGCTATATTCATCCGGATCCCGGCTTCCTCGAAGCTGTCCGCGAGCTCTGTGACGAATGCGGGGCCGTACTGGTAATTGATGAAATCACCACCGGCTGGCGACTCGCTCTCGGTGGTGCCCACTTGCATTACGGTATTAAACCTGACATTGCCGTCTTCGCCAAAGCTTTGGGGAATGGTCATCCCGTCGCCGCCATTATCGGCAATCGATCCGTGATGGATGCAGCCGAAACCTCATTCATCTCCAGCACCTACTGGACCGAAGGCGTCGGCCCAACAGCCGCTCTGGCAACCATCAAAAAAATGCAATCCGTCAACGTCCGTGAACATATCCAACGGATTGGCGAAGCATTCCGCGCCGGTTGGCTGGAACTGGGCCAAAAACATGATCTACCTGTGAAAGCCGTCGGACACTCCGTGCTGCTCCATCATCAATTCGATCACCCGCAGGCCGCAGAGTTAGGCACACTGTTTACCATTCGCATGCTGGAGCACGGTTTTCTGACTGGTAGCGGCTTTTATCCCACACTCGCCCACGAACAAAAACATATTGATGCTTACTTCAACGCCGCCAACTATGTCTTTGCAGAACTCGCGGACGCTTTAAAGAAAGACGATCTCTCCGCACTCCTCAAAACACCCGTAAGACATTCCGGTTTCGCCCGGCTGACGCCCAGCCCCAAATCGTAGCCTTCCATTTCCAGAAACGGTTTAACTTTGTGAACTTCCCGTGTTCACCACGGGTTGCGTATGCCGGTCGCTACACAACACGACCAGTAAATTGGAAACCAGGCCTGCCCGATAATTTTTATCCAGTTCGACCACATTTCGTTCCGCCAGATGATCCAGCGCCATTTCCACCATCCCGACCGCTCCCTCTACGATTTTCGTCCGGGCCGCGACGACCGCCTGTGCCTGTTGTCGCTGTAACATCGCAGCCGCGATTTCCGGCGAGTAGGCCAGATGACTGATCCGCGCTTCAATTACTTCCACGCCCGCTTTATCCAGGCGTTCCTGAATATCAACCTTCAACTGATCACAGACTTCCGTAGTATTGCCGCGTAACGAGATTTCATGATCTTCGCTGTCATAAGGATGACGGCTGGCAAGATTTCGCAGCGCGGCTTCACTTTGAACGGCGACAAAATCTTCAAAGTCATCCACTTCGAACATCGCTTCAGCCGTATTCACCACACGCCAGACAACGACCGTGGAAATATCAACCGGATTCCCATCACGGTCATTCACCTTGGAGGGCTTACCTGTCGAACGGCTTTTCGCAAGAATTACATTTCCTGCCGCGTCCTTCTGTTCGGGTGTGGTCACCGCCCCGGTTTCAAAATTACGAATACGTAATGAAATTTTCTTTTTGGAGAAGAAAGGATTCACCCAGAAAAAACCGGATTGCATTACCGAACCCTTGTACTCACCAAACAACAAGAGCACCCGCGCCTGATTCGGAGCAATCGCCATGCAGCCAAACAGGCCGATGAAACTGGCGGGAACCAGAAGCACTCCCAAAATAACCACGGGGCCACTTTCATTGATCGCCCCTGTCGCAAACAGGACGACCCCACACACCAAGCCCCCCAGACACATCGCCAGGGGAAACCAACCCGGCATTGGATTATAGATTTTCTCGTCTGTCATCTCTTTTCTCCCTGGTTCGTGCATTGACTTCATATCGTTACTGAGAGAAACGCAGTCCCGTTTCTCTCAGATCAAAGATTTTTCCAATAATCCCGGAAAATCAAAAAACCCTGAAATAAGAAACGGGATTGACTCAGGCGTGGCTCTCAAAATGTCTCCCATTCACTGAATCTACTGAGAATTTTTTCATCTTGACCCTCTGCTGCGCTTTCCTAACATCCCTGCTCTGCGTCGCGCGCGAGTCGGACTCCGTGTTCCGTTGAATGAATCCTCTCCTGAGGATTTCTGCCCCATTATGAAATCTCTTATTTTTATGAATGAAACCGATGTTGACCACTTTTTGCTCCTACTCACTCCAAGCGTAAGTTCACTTGTATCAAACCGCTTCGCAGACACTTCGCATGCGATGGCTCCGGTATCACTGGGCATCTCACCACCTTCACCTGGCGTTCGCATGCGTTCTTTCGTTGACTGCTTCACGCCATTCCAGATAATGTCAGACAACATATACAATTCCATCAGAAAGACTCAAATAGCGACGGCTATCAGGAAATCGGAAACGTTTCTTGACTACCGGCCTTACAGTAAAGCGAAAAGGCGAGAACTCCATCAGACAGATTCTAACTGATATCAACGGCCACTGAAGCGCAGATTCAGCGCCACCGTTTTTGAGAAAGAAAAAAGCAAGCGACTTGCCTAGAATTACTTCGGGCTGTTCAGCTGGTCCAGCGAAATAAAATTGGGAGTCTTCGCGGCTCCGGTATCACAACCGTTGCAAGATCCACACCCGGGTCGCTGCTTAAAAAAGCCGACGATACGGCG
This window of the Gimesia fumaroli genome carries:
- a CDS encoding DUF4175 family protein, whose product is MPHLIQTKLEQLHRKIHQLIWLNGLCWGLTILLMLALLVISFDWMLNIIDPIIRLILGLGVCGLVVWTLWRNLVIPLKTPLTDLDLALKIERQYPDLKDSFSSSLLFDNQPMAHFTGSAQLRQAVIEDAYRRASQINFLELIDTHPIRKIMFSAAFLSLIVASFSLIYPLQAGLGIQRLIFPFSAPEWPQSVELQILDENLVPIETGPNNPYQVVEGQNFQFFVKNRKGTPPDNLQLEYQTVQDSQSRGKIYSEPLRIVSVPDPAGTSIDLGTGSLVISNKSVRLRSTGGDDRSMNWLTIVSVPPTTLELEEVRLTPPAYSQRPVETLPAGIGNFKALVGTRVEIKARSNKLLKTVDLRMKDQEPVSIKLAPDRKQFTVQFFVKEPGTYSYWFDLENDQGFRPPSPQRFEITAIADSAPEVFLENPQTDLQVTSAAQIPLTVSIQDDLKVASALIRYQKSSREETLSRALRTDRETQTFPLPFNPQSSSEQLILNHVWDLANLSLEEGDRIIFRAEARDHFQPVEPIQGESHSEETRIGTSISRVLTIVTPQYKTNELATRQAHLLEELSRVLKDQRLLNSEVKDVQHQLQRVGRARPEEVDTIKQVEMDQKRVASQLFSPRTGLEQRSRELMQELEWNRIEDPAMTQRLAELNTELSELNQKVFPQIQEQITQARKKLQSNVDTAPSEKQANESSEKSSPQESSSQTKAAKKNSAADPLAALNIAENGQQRVINRLDSVLKSLSQWQKTRDLVSELDEQIQQQAEIQNQTEKLAKKTITKSFNNLRLQEQADLEKLASRQEQQAENFKSFRNLLDTLKAQSKATTREEQMRNQEAMDFLRKKSIPEEMRQTADKLKQNQVGQALQEQQQIQQAMETLKNIFENQPADSTDQMLKQLKQSEQELSQLKQQQQEILKKLQSANKDGNQAELKKQLQKLAKQEQELQKKLKQVEQQLQRLSLQQAAQSLQRAGNRLSKSNDALQQNQSQQAEQEIRESLDDLEQAQREVAARRQEIEEALAFEEFAKLESQIKNLMERQDAVIQETIRLEEERLARGRWSRGQLKSLKQLFETEQDLQQETEAVTEKLAAAPVFVFAMEKIIDQFAIAVERLDQRLTDQETLTAERTAKSKLTALLNILKENSADQKSQPDQNQTPPGSQPPTNQIALLTQLVMLKMMQEDLLNRTRSFNNAINQKQPLTQEQIQLRKELSKEQTDLANFSMELLLKLDQSQSDESDSELEVEP
- a CDS encoding sigma-70 family RNA polymerase sigma factor, translating into MILLVETIPYVLFMTGDQVRISVLCKSLQYLILMTVLEHYIRYQQALLNHRTERHDIMSTSTSSSDQNSRGMFTSLLNQERLRIFGYVRALVPNNSDAEDVYQHVCLTLWNKFSEFDQERDFFSWACGIAYFTVCNFRRSVQRDRHFFNQELIETMSMERMQHLGNHNIRLEFLRDCFDRLGSDDQELLLQATFEKQSIKDFAEKAGKTVQTLYNRLSALRRELAQCIMRKLKSEGKS
- a CDS encoding aminotransferase class III-fold pyridoxal phosphate-dependent enzyme, giving the protein MQQNATSDLELFDHQLKQFVPPDSFDAHAHLYRHDPAITGLPEIAENEQGDSGWREYCQNLELWMGNRRPSAGLFFAIPKLNLNRPAANQFLLNELKDQPDSRALLLVTPQDNPDEIEAQIEAGGYVGFKVYHIFADREETFQAEPQEYIPEWIWEIANQRGFAIMLHIVRPRAIADPVNQSYIQQHCRQYPQAKLILAHAARGFCGNHTVEGIASLRSLDNVFFDTSAVCEPQAFEAILREFGTSRLMFGTDFSVSEFKGRCVSIGDGFLWLGEQNVDWKTSTFASPIRVGLESLLALKQACHTMRFIDADIERIFCHNARTLLEINTQAETNLTQETYRRAKQLIPGGTQLLSKRPEMFAPDCWPAYYREANGCEVIDLDGKVYHDLATSGIGSCLLGYRDPDVTDAVIRRVQLGSMSSLNSPEEVELAELLTSLHPWSDQARFCRTGGESMSIAVRIARAHTGRDEIALCGYHGWSDWYLATNLPRKSTDGTSLDKHLLPGLEPAGVPLGLSETTHPFTYNDIDGLRQIIKQRGSHLAAIVMEPTRYIHPDPGFLEAVRELCDECGAVLVIDEITTGWRLALGGAHLHYGIKPDIAVFAKALGNGHPVAAIIGNRSVMDAAETSFISSTYWTEGVGPTAALATIKKMQSVNVREHIQRIGEAFRAGWLELGQKHDLPVKAVGHSVLLHHQFDHPQAAELGTLFTIRMLEHGFLTGSGFYPTLAHEQKHIDAYFNAANYVFAELADALKKDDLSALLKTPVRHSGFARLTPSPKS
- a CDS encoding SPFH domain-containing protein, whose product is MTDEKIYNPMPGWFPLAMCLGGLVCGVVLFATGAINESGPVVILGVLLVPASFIGLFGCMAIAPNQARVLLLFGEYKGSVMQSGFFWVNPFFSKKKISLRIRNFETGAVTTPEQKDAAGNVILAKSRSTGKPSKVNDRDGNPVDISTVVVWRVVNTAEAMFEVDDFEDFVAVQSEAALRNLASRHPYDSEDHEISLRGNTTEVCDQLKVDIQERLDKAGVEVIEARISHLAYSPEIAAAMLQRQQAQAVVAARTKIVEGAVGMVEMALDHLAERNVVELDKNYRAGLVSNLLVVLCSDRHTQPVVNTGSSQS